Proteins co-encoded in one Stenotrophomonas maltophilia genomic window:
- a CDS encoding CsbD family protein, producing the protein MNKDIISGKWSQLKGKAQAKWGDLTNDDFDVAEGNAEYLAGRLQERYGWAKDRAEKEVREFQDAVSKDYPDYK; encoded by the coding sequence ATGAACAAAGACATCATTTCCGGCAAGTGGTCGCAGCTGAAGGGCAAGGCCCAGGCCAAGTGGGGCGATCTGACCAACGACGATTTCGATGTGGCCGAAGGCAATGCCGAGTACCTGGCCGGCCGCCTGCAGGAACGTTATGGCTGGGCCAAGGACCGCGCCGAGAAGGAAGTCCGTGAGTTCCAGGATGCGGTGAGCAAGGACTACCCGGACTACAAGTAA
- a CDS encoding tryptophan--tRNA ligase translates to MTTRVLTGITPSGTPHLGNYVGAIRPAIAASRAPGIESFFFLADLHSLIKSQDPQRTQRATLEIAASWLACGLDPEHVWFYRQSDIRETTELMWFLTAIASKGILNRAHAYKAAVDKNREEGVDEDAGVSAGLFMYPVLMAADILIFKANQVPVGRDQIQHIEMARDFAQRFNHVYGKEYFPLPDVVIDEQVATLAGLDGRKMSKSYHNTIPLFVPREELKKLVFSILTDSRAPGEPKDTEGSALFQMYQAFATPEQTAEFAKAFAAGISWGDAKQQLFERIDSELSPLRERYNALMAEPEKIEALLKRRGQQLREQLAAPLLDELRHAVGLRDLSTAGDIASEDAGVARVAPPLFKQYREKDGRFYFKLTAGDGTLLIQSEGFDSPRDAGQLIAVIKQAEQGDQLQSELFKLEAEVEAVLAALAALREAA, encoded by the coding sequence ATGACGACCCGAGTCCTTACCGGCATCACCCCCTCCGGCACGCCCCACCTGGGCAACTACGTTGGCGCCATCCGTCCGGCGATCGCGGCCAGCCGCGCCCCGGGGATCGAGAGCTTCTTCTTCCTGGCCGACCTGCACAGCCTGATCAAGTCGCAGGACCCGCAGCGCACCCAGCGCGCGACCCTGGAGATCGCGGCCAGCTGGCTGGCCTGCGGCCTGGACCCGGAACACGTGTGGTTCTACCGCCAGAGCGACATCCGCGAGACCACCGAGCTGATGTGGTTCCTCACCGCCATTGCCAGCAAGGGCATCCTCAACCGCGCGCACGCCTACAAGGCGGCGGTGGACAAGAACCGCGAGGAAGGCGTGGATGAAGATGCGGGCGTCAGCGCCGGCCTGTTCATGTACCCGGTGCTGATGGCCGCCGATATCCTGATCTTCAAGGCCAACCAGGTACCGGTGGGCCGTGACCAGATCCAGCACATCGAGATGGCGCGCGATTTTGCCCAGCGCTTCAACCACGTGTACGGCAAGGAGTACTTCCCGCTGCCGGACGTGGTGATCGACGAGCAGGTGGCGACGCTGGCCGGCCTGGATGGCCGCAAGATGAGCAAGAGCTACCACAACACCATTCCGCTGTTCGTGCCGCGCGAGGAGCTGAAGAAGCTGGTGTTCTCGATCCTGACCGACTCGCGCGCACCGGGCGAGCCGAAGGACACCGAGGGCTCGGCGTTGTTCCAGATGTACCAGGCGTTCGCTACCCCGGAACAGACTGCCGAATTCGCCAAGGCGTTCGCCGCCGGCATCAGCTGGGGCGATGCCAAGCAGCAGCTGTTCGAGCGCATCGACAGCGAACTGTCGCCGCTGCGCGAGCGCTACAACGCGCTGATGGCCGAGCCGGAGAAGATCGAAGCGCTGCTCAAGCGCCGTGGCCAGCAGCTGCGCGAGCAGCTGGCGGCCCCGCTGCTGGACGAGCTGCGCCATGCGGTGGGCCTGCGCGACCTGTCCACGGCCGGCGACATCGCCAGCGAGGACGCTGGTGTGGCCCGTGTGGCTCCGCCGCTGTTCAAGCAGTACCGCGAGAAGGATGGCCGCTTCTACTTCAAGCTGACCGCCGGTGACGGCACGCTGCTGATCCAGAGCGAAGGCTTCGATTCGCCGCGCGATGCCGGCCAGCTGATCGCGGTGATCAAGCAGGCCGAGCAGGGCGACCAGCTGCAGAGCGAGCTGTTCAAGCTGGAGGCCGAGGTGGAGGCGGTGCTGGCCGCGCTGGCGGCGCTGCGCGAAGCGGCCTGA
- a CDS encoding entericidin A/B family lipoprotein, which translates to MKRVVALMLLSMFSVALLAGCNTVAGAGKDVQKAGEKVEDAAKGK; encoded by the coding sequence ATGAAGCGCGTAGTTGCCCTGATGCTGTTGTCGATGTTCTCGGTGGCCCTGCTGGCCGGTTGCAACACCGTGGCCGGTGCTGGCAAGGACGTGCAGAAGGCCGGTGAAAAGGTTGAGGACGCCGCCAAGGGCAAGTAA